DNA sequence from the bacterium genome:
AGCCGGGGCGCTCGGCCATGCGCTCATGCCGCCGAGAAGAGAACGCTCTCGAAGGGAACGGCTTCGCCGTTTTCGAGCCGATCAGCGAGCACTCGCAACGCCAGCGCTTGCGCCTTGGCCTGCGCCTGTTCCTGGCTGTCGCCATACACGTGCACGCCCGGCAGTTCGGCCACCTCGGCAATCCACCGCCCATC
Encoded proteins:
- a CDS encoding type II toxin-antitoxin system HicB family antitoxin, whose protein sequence is MTFSVQVDRESDGRWIAEVAELPGVHVYGDSQEQAQAKAQALALRVLADRLENGEAVPFESVLFSAA